One window of Diabrotica undecimpunctata isolate CICGRU chromosome 8, icDiaUnde3, whole genome shotgun sequence genomic DNA carries:
- the LOC140448954 gene encoding uncharacterized protein, with product MKTLSNKNYGADYNYLIHVYKTLIRSKIDYGSIIYASAKEYLLHHLDVIQNTALRIPTGAFRTSPIESLRAETREPSLKYRRMHLSFTYAFAANSNPNNPSRSNIFTDRFKNLYTENRNMKPPFYEIVRQTLRKLQIPIPNTYSNFREIPSPWTLSIPQSDTSLNIFRKNDTPHSLIKTTFINKLTKFSKSYHIYTDASKTSTGVGAAVITPNITLEYKPPSLSYIHTSELYAIYQALVHINPSNISNALITTDSLSYINTINTLYTKHPIALLIKKELATIQNNNYTAQFLWVPSHIGLQGNEEADRTAQQARNSETASEVRDVVLNDLKSFIKVKVENLWQNQWDRQNKI from the coding sequence ATGAAAACTCTCTCTAATAAAAACTATGGAGCTGACTATAACTACTTAATCCATGTTTATAAAACCTTAAttagatcaaaaatagattaCGGTTCCATAATATATGCATCTGCTAAAGAATACTTATTACACCACCTTGACGTAATTCAAAATACGGCATTAAGAATACCTACAGGAGCATTTCGGACCAGCCCAATAGAAAGTTTACGAGCAGAAACTAGAGAGCCATCACTTAAATATAGAAGGATGCACTTATCTTTCACATACGCATTTGCTGCTAATTCTAATCCAAACAATCCATCTAGAAGTAATATATTTACTGATCGTTTTAAAAACTTATATACTGAAAATAGGAACATGAAACCGCCATTCTACGAAATAGTTAGGCAAACCCTTAGAAAATTACAAATTCCGATACCAAATACCTATTCCAACTTCAGAGAAATTCCTTCTCCTTGGACATTAAGCATTCCTCAATCCGATACATCCTTAAATATCTTCAGAAAGAACGATACTCCACACTccttaataaaaactactttcaTTAACAAACTAACAAAATTTTCTAAATCCTATCATATATATACAGACGCTTCTAAAACATCTACTGGAGTTGGAGCAGCTGTCATTACTCCAAATATTACACTTGAGTATAAACCACCATCCTTAAGCTATATACATACTAGCGAGCTATACGCCATCTATCAAGCTCTTGTTCATATTAACCCCAGTAATATATCCAATGCTCTTATAACTACCGATTCCCTCAGTTACATCAATACCATTAACACACTGTACACGAAGCATCCAATTGCTCTCCTAATCAAAAAAGAACTAGCTACCATCCAAAACAATAACTATACTGCACAATTTCTATGGGTTCCTTCACACATTGGCcttcaaggaaatgaagaagcggATCGTACAGCCCAACAAGCAAGGAACAGTGAAACCGCGAGTGAAGTGAGAGATGTAGTTCTTAAtgatttaaaatcatttattaaagtAAAAGTCGAAAATCTGTGGCAAAACCAGTGGGACAGACAAAACAAAAtctaa